One part of the Cryptosporangium phraense genome encodes these proteins:
- a CDS encoding SCO2524 family protein, with translation MRLQPRREMLEIWRAVAHYSRADEEWGWEGRFGRNSISDAEQLLCIMYPASLVKSFQLDRPDNTEKAMLAALARIGDRSDLPRRLLDLLTEYLQTYTDQTGAPDFSGGSYFRSAEAGTKVTDDQLRLHVVDSYSISVTLTLATLGFVRIFRRQITRTDLLVKVDHLETLASRRLSAAMVGLLRSFTVNVFGEDSLPWRTLLRTVGKRGQSSERLVADLNDRLQEVRSGLRGLTIGSGQVVDDLSDSSQLFECGWTWGTLAGAPEITTTEDVGPQAEGLAEDRPQLYFTTSALAGIVDLTSERTRVLRLLNEEQQRLAQALQLRYDLTRSYWATIASSETTTGVRLAEDRWPLEDIPWRTSDGEESDYFSLLVASLVTHDLSKRCAPDSDLRRVLSVLQELGSRGRVTRRPLANDVAVELHWPGVPLRLGGTKTATTPQLNWVVSDFSVMLLKRAATLAILARSPELRSQLTALIDQVWDHLAERRMDDGQPGSLWDQAPASWDLPDAARDGAVVDRPSWYHTERVMECLVMLSDVILTKPTRSDLLAQQARDRITEAEQLVDRQLFAGAMEAGPSVRGRLQELRSKLQRAQRVLAETPATADALASEVLRGLDELEAAQENAAE, from the coding sequence ATGAGACTGCAGCCACGGCGTGAGATGCTCGAAATCTGGCGCGCGGTCGCACATTACAGCAGGGCTGACGAGGAGTGGGGTTGGGAAGGCCGGTTCGGACGGAATTCCATCTCCGACGCCGAGCAACTCCTCTGCATCATGTACCCGGCCTCGCTGGTCAAGAGCTTTCAGCTTGACCGTCCAGACAATACCGAGAAGGCGATGCTGGCCGCCCTCGCAAGAATAGGAGACCGTTCCGACCTGCCACGTCGGCTCCTAGACCTGTTAACCGAGTACCTGCAGACCTACACTGATCAGACGGGAGCCCCTGACTTTTCCGGCGGATCGTATTTCCGGTCGGCTGAGGCAGGGACGAAGGTCACCGACGACCAGTTGAGGCTGCACGTCGTCGACTCCTACTCGATTTCCGTGACGCTGACACTTGCCACACTCGGCTTCGTCCGGATCTTCCGGCGTCAGATCACGCGTACCGACCTCCTGGTCAAGGTCGACCACCTCGAAACGCTGGCCAGCCGGCGGCTCAGCGCGGCCATGGTCGGCCTGCTGCGGAGCTTCACGGTGAACGTCTTCGGCGAAGACTCGCTGCCCTGGCGAACGCTGCTGCGCACCGTCGGCAAGCGCGGACAGTCGAGCGAACGTCTGGTGGCGGATCTGAATGATCGGTTGCAGGAGGTCCGGTCGGGGCTCCGTGGCTTGACCATCGGTTCGGGTCAGGTCGTCGACGACCTGAGCGATTCGTCGCAGCTGTTCGAGTGTGGCTGGACCTGGGGGACATTGGCCGGAGCGCCGGAGATCACGACGACGGAGGACGTCGGCCCCCAGGCCGAAGGGCTCGCTGAGGATCGCCCGCAGCTGTACTTCACCACAAGCGCCCTGGCCGGGATCGTCGACCTCACGTCGGAGCGAACCCGTGTGCTTCGCCTCCTGAACGAAGAACAGCAGCGCCTGGCGCAGGCGTTGCAGCTCCGGTACGACCTCACGCGGTCGTATTGGGCGACGATCGCCAGTTCGGAGACGACGACGGGTGTCCGGCTCGCTGAGGATCGGTGGCCACTCGAAGACATCCCCTGGCGGACGAGTGACGGCGAAGAGTCCGACTACTTCAGTCTCCTCGTCGCCTCGCTGGTCACCCACGACTTGAGCAAGCGGTGTGCGCCGGACAGCGATCTCCGTCGTGTGCTCTCGGTGTTGCAGGAACTGGGCAGCCGTGGCCGGGTCACCCGGCGTCCGCTGGCGAACGACGTGGCGGTCGAGCTGCACTGGCCCGGTGTCCCGCTGCGCCTCGGCGGCACCAAGACGGCGACGACACCGCAGCTGAACTGGGTCGTCTCCGACTTCTCGGTGATGCTCCTCAAGCGGGCGGCGACGCTAGCGATCCTCGCACGCAGTCCGGAGTTGCGGAGTCAGCTGACTGCGCTGATCGATCAGGTATGGGACCACCTAGCGGAACGGCGAATGGACGACGGGCAGCCAGGCTCGCTCTGGGATCAGGCACCGGCGTCCTGGGACCTGCCGGACGCCGCACGCGACGGCGCAGTCGTCGACCGGCCGTCCTGGTACCACACCGAACGCGTGATGGAGTGCCTCGTCATGCTGTCCGACGTGATCCTGACGAAGCCGACGAGAAGCGACCTGCTGGCCCAACAAGCGCGGGATCGGATCACCGAAGCTGAGCAGCTGGTCGACCGCCAGCTGTTCGCCGGTGCGATGGAGGCCGGGCCCTCCGTGCGCGGACGCCTGCAGGAGTTGCGCTCCAAACTTCAGCGGGCCCAGCGTGTCCTGGCCGAGACACCGGCCACCGCGGACGCGCTGGCCAGCGAAGTCCTGCGGGGGCTGGACGAGCTGGAAGCCGCGCAAGAGAACGCGGCGGAGTGA